A genomic region of Dreissena polymorpha isolate Duluth1 chromosome 4, UMN_Dpol_1.0, whole genome shotgun sequence contains the following coding sequences:
- the LOC127880110 gene encoding uncharacterized protein LOC127880110, whose product METATPVKSVRACLTCNRSSQGHLKNLRNVAMRSILLKKQFECLGCNIEDLVKVGHENLLVCDTCLKILDKLSEMKLNLQMNMKELKKSEDRTKRLIMHSVSPVVKKFKDTTVPVKSRKSSRALFKMPSPSPSRCIDSVISPKSGSIDHSYSGIPSKTKTQSLDHLYSTTVNQNVDLNNPYSFHKKKILMPPEITVNEKKSVITIFEQSSKDTVSVNTVLEKLLDFPSVNERLYLCLLQRLSGELNRICGTKDKSVLRTKVSELEPETFFSDIVKEMHLKCPKVLQFLITLSCPMDLAVPEKKHGIAAMYALGLYLRNNHMIAFQKAVAASCIRYNAGNGLMEFLHNLGMSIPTKSKLPMLDDLGQINGRDVVSALAIGKTIKFTVDNIDGHIKAYQVRLGSGNRDFHYTHWSILIDRFDPRDLQGLRTQPKQITAQGPDPTIFFLSSNEHEALRCTQLVMRILVEEIQPLSMFSTATPRLVDHKYRQVVDRPSQVHPMFVIMKDPKSLPNCVQIMDTILGTIESLYTSAGRGDEFNNMASIPLGGDQLTRVTFDSARVLRSGTHSRTERFDQLSPVIEELFHVQQDLLEKIIKTFYIPETAREEGSLAQYRAILHRTNVNGQVKANGYESHKDFLITVTRFVHLYAVIIN is encoded by the exons ATGGAAACAGCAACTCCAGTAAAGTCAGTGAGGGCCTGTCTAACCTGTAATCGTTCATCTCAAGGACATTTAAAAAACTTAAGAAATGTAGCTATGCGATCCATACTACTGAAAAAACAGTTTGAATGTCTGGGCTGCAATATTGAAGACCTTGTGAAAGTAGGACATGAGAATCTGTTGGTTTGTGacacatgtttgaaaatattgGACAAACTATCAGAAATGAAGTTGAATTTACAAATGAACATGAAAGAACTAAAGAAGAGTGAGGATAGAACAAAGAGATTAATTATGCATTCTGTTTCTCCAGTAGTTAAGAAGTTCAAGGACACAACTGTACCAGTAAAATCTAGAAAAAGTTCAAGGGCACTTTTTAAGATGCCATCTCCATCTCCATCAAGATGTATTGATTCAGTTATTAGTCCAAAATCAGGCAGCATTGATCATTCATACTCTGGTATaccaagcaaaacaaaaacacaaagccTTGACCATTTGTATTCAACAACCGTTAATCAAAATGTAGATCTTAATAATCCATACAGTTTTCATAAGAAGAAAATACTGATGCCTCCTGAAATTACTGTTAACGAAAAGAAAAGTGTCATAACAATATTTGAACAATCATCAAAAGACACTGTAAGTGTTAATACTGTTTTGGAAAAACTTCTTGATTTCCCTTCTGTAAATGAAAGACTATATCTATGTTTATTGCAACGACTATCTGGAGAACTAAACAGGATCTGTGGAACAAAAGACAAAAGTGTTTTAAGGACAAAGGTGTCAGAACTAGAACCTGAAACCTTTTTCAGTGACATTGTAAAAGAAATGCACTTGAAATGTCCGAAGGTGTTGCAGTTTCTGATAACCCTGTCTTGCCCAATGGATCTTGCAGTTCCAGAGAAAAAACATGGTATAGCAGCTATGTATGCACTTGGATTGTACTTACGGAACAACCACATGATTGCCTTTCAAAAAGCTGTTGCTGCATCATGTATAAGATATAATGCAGGGAATGGA CTCATGGAGTTTTTACACAACCTGGGAATGTCAATACCTACAAAAAGCAAGCTGCCAATGTTGGATGACCTTGGACAAATAAATGGTCGGGATGTAGTTTCTGCTTTGGCTATTGGGAAAACCATCAAATTCACAGTTGATAACATTGACGGGCACATAAAAGCTTATCAG GTCAGGCTTGGTAGTGGAAACAGAGATTTTCACTACACTCATTGGTCGATCCTTATCGACAGATTTGACCCAAGAGATCTTCAAGGACTGAGAACACAACCGAAACAGATAACTGCCCAAGGACCTGACCCTACCATCTTCTTTTTGTCTTCAAACGAACATGAAGCATTAAG ATGTACTCAGCTTGTCATGCGGATACTGGTAGAAGAAATACAGCCATTGTCCATGTTTTCTACGGCAACACCTCGTCTTGTGGACCATAAATACAGACAAGTGGTTGATAGACCATCACAAGTTCATCCAATGTTT gtgATCATGAAAGACCCAAAGTCATTACCTAATTGTGTTCAGATAATGGACACTATATTAGGAACCATAGAGTCATTATATACATCTGCTGGGAGAG GTGATGAGTTTAACAACATGGCCAGTATTCCCCTGGGTGGTGATCAGCTGACACGGGTAACATTTGATTCGGCACGCGTTCTGAGATCTGGTACTCACAGTCGAACAGAGAGGTTTGACCAGTTGTCTCCAGTCATCGAAGAACTATTTCATGTTCAGCAAGACTTGTTAGAG aaaatcatcAAAACCTTCTACATACCAGAAACAGCTCGTGAAGAGGGATCACTTGCCCAGTACAGAGCAATTCTTCATAGAACAAACGTTAATGGTCAAGTTAAGGCTAATGGATATGAATCACACAAAGACTTCCTCATTACTGTCACTAGGTTTGTACACTTATATGCTGTCATTATAAATTAA